TTTGTGTTGATGTTGTCTGTAGAGCTCATTGTACAATGTTAGTAATacaacaagttaaataaaagcttgtaaaagtgTACTTAATTTTGATTTCACCCTAGAAACATTACATTGCGAAAAAAACCCCGTTGGCTACGTTTCGTTTTACGAAATAAGTATCAAAGCCatcagagtcagaccaagataggatggcagcgattttgatagcccggaAATTAtcacgtttacttaacacttgcacaggctgggctagctaaatcactgccaacttatcgtggtctgactctataaaatacaaatttaggATTAAAAGTTTCTATAAAAAGGAGAAgcccattttttttattaaaaaaatattgttaacgaatAACGGAGCATTAAGGCATGGAGTCGTATTTTCAACGTTGTTAATCCGTGTTGTACAGTATGTATAAACATGGTACAAACGAGTATACTAGTTTGTACCATGTGTATACATACTGTACCGTATACGGTATGGGTCAACCTGAAACTCGTCAAAATCCCTACCATGATTCCATTTAATTTCAGTTCTGGCCACACGTTCACAACCTTCATCGTCCACACAACCTCTATGCTATCATACCTATACTCCCGCTTCGTCCGCGCCGGCGGTGAGCTAAAGCGGGCCAAGGTGACTTCTTTACGGGACCCCGTTCTTGAAGACTACGACGTGGTGGTCAACTGTACTGGTCTTGGAGCGAGAGATTTGGTCCCTGATTCCGGGGTGTTCCCGGTTAGGGGACAGGTCGTAAGAGTGAGTATTGAACTAgatcatacaaaataagacaactataatggaaaaatatgtaattatttattttaatttttaactcaATTCTTCTATTTTTAAGGTTGATGCCCCGTGGCAGAACGACACAGTCTTGGACAAAAGCTCTGGACACTACATAATAcctaagtaagtaattttttttgagttgTAAGTCTtcatagtcagaccaagataactttgcagcgatttttatagcatagacgtgcaagtgttatttaggTCCCTAAATCGCTGTCGaatttcggttttgtaggaagtttccattctgtacggtagtactattatttattctgtggtactGGCAGAGTCCTTCATTCGTCTGATTCAATTTTAGCGCCGAGACAGTGGTGTTAGGCGGCACGCAACAAGACCACGATTTCAATACGGGAACAAATCCAAAGGACACAGAGTTCATTCTTAATGGATGTTGCTCAAGGATTCCTACGATGAAGgtaataagttttgttttatttttaagccccctccagactatgcgcgtgaatcgcggcttGACTTCGCAGAGCGAACATACTGCGACTTGAcatagactccacactcgcacaacttcacggcgatttcgtcAGCTGATCgaatttagtttgcggcaaggcattATTggttcaaactgggaactgtcaaattgatttttggttgatcaagttcgcacccaatataaccaagtagccaccATAGAAggacagattaaccgactcgtgagcgatcgcgagtgtggagtccCGACAAAAAActgggaataaggcgcgaaggcgtgaacaatctgcgaaatcgacgggAGGGCCCTCCaaactcgcgttcgcggcttcgcgcatcgattcgcgcacgagtgtggagggccctttaaGTTAATGTGGATAAAAACTGTCTCTTATTCACCTTAAAATCCTTAAATACCTAAGCAGTCACATTTTTTGTCTCATTCTAACTGTACTTCACTAACTACTGTGTGTGTGTTTTACTGTGTCTATTTCACTATAGGtaacaattttaacaataaaaaaatataattttaattttaccctGGTAACATCAGTTACATTGCGCAAAAACCCCCGTTGAGTCCATTTCGTTTTACGAAATAAGTATCAATGCCGTTACCAAATGCATCTAATGTATCGTTATAATAGTGtctacagagggcctaccgcgaaccacgttcgacgtgttgcctccctgtcacactcacgtacgaatttacaagtgcgacagagaggcaacacgtcgaacgtggttcgcggtaggccctcagattacATCACTGGACCGCGACCTTGGTCCGGTACGGCGCACGTATCGATAGTGTGTAAGGTGGTCGTCGTACGTGcgttaacccttaaatgcatagtGTTGCCAAATGTCTACAAAGCATTAGACAGCTCATAGTTTTACGTTCTTGAACGCACCTTTATACCAAACGTCAAGTAGTAGTCTTGGGAAATAATAACTGGCAACACTAAAATCTgcgcactttaaaaaaaaaattgagttggCGGCAACGTAGTGTTTGCTAAAGTTAGCGGAGcggtaaatttatttttgatttcacGTTAGGATGAGTGTTATTCATTCAGTGAAAAaacattatttgtttattataaatatacatttccCATGGGCTGTGAACCAATGTATTTAGATAAATGCGTAACTATTTTGTTataaacatgaaataataaaattttaactaaacgcatactattagaagtattagaacaaattagattagttttagaaaatattttaatttgtttttatttcaagtagaaacactactatataaattataaactttttttcttggtatacgacatttatttcagtttttaaacgcaTACTGTTGCCATTTGGCAactatgtatatttttgtatataaaaaagtaaatataaaagctGGATAATTTTTTCCCAGATCATACATCCAATGAACtaaacaaaatcattttttctacaaaaaataaaaatcatgcatttaagggttaaaagACGCAGCTATAAGTTTTAGCGAGAAAGGTGTCCTGCACAGGTGCGGTGATCTGTTACGgctataaaattgaaatttagaAATTAAGTCCAGTAATACAGCAATACAAGCACAGTACAGCTAGCCTTTTCAACAGCCTTTTGAACATTTATGAATTATAAATTCTATTCTCGGCCAAGCAAGCGAAACGATGCGACGGCTTTACATTCAACTCGGGACGCACAGATGCGTCCCAACAGCATAACAGTAGCAAATAGCATAATGTACCTGCAGCAGTAGGTTATTCTATTTActacttaacacattcactgccgggaacccacctggtgggcgctcgtgaactttgttcagatgccggacaacccgctgttttgtacgcagctatagaccaccggtttctggggtattgcgccgttttttgtctggcagtgaatgtaataatatttttcatcatgGAATACTTTCGTTTTACTAGTAGAGgtgttttttaatgaaaatcgGGAGGTCAACATTCGGGGTGAGGTGAGTTAGTAGGTACTATATAAGGtataatacaaaaacaatgtttttcTATGTTTCAGGCGGCTAAAATAGTAAAACACTGGACAGGTCTGCGACCTGGACGAGACCAAGTCAGGTTGGAGTTAGAAATTGTGGATGGAAGACTAGTCATACACAACTACGGACACGGTCAGTATTTATTACTTGTGTAAATAGCATCTACCTTTTCGTCAAACACTTGCGATCTTTCCGTTGTGGGACAGGAcaattcatatatttttctctATCCCTCTCAGCAGAAAGTATTATAGTCAGACCAATATAATTGGCAGCCATTTTGATAGTCATAAttccatagaagtttgacgtttaaaataacccgtgcactgtctgggctatcaaaatcactgccaacttatcttggtctgactctaagaaTTATGAAATGGTTTGTTACAGGTGGGAGTGGCGTTACGTTGTTCTGGGGGTGCGCAAGCAATGTCCTAGATTTGCTGCAGGCATATTTGAACCAAATAGAAAGACCCGTAACGTCCAAATTATAATAAAGATACCGGAGACGGTGCTAACACAGCTTTACACACCTTTCTGCGACACGATGTAGATATATCCATCTCACTTCTTCGTATTGCTGCGTCCTTGTTGTCAGTTACTAAATTGAGAAAACTGGCTGTAAAGATTTgggttaatttttttcatgtgttgttttatattaacattaaatatatatgttctatgttgtattgtattttaccttaattcttatttataaaacacctgaagcacctatccttagatacagatttgtgttttttaaattgtcaCCTGCAATCATGCACACCGCTTTGTGgtgtttaaattataagtatttcataaatacgaaaaatgaaaactgtCATATAGAAAACCCTGCAATAAGTAGGGAGGTAGTGCGTGTGATCGATCAATTTTCGATCgcaagaaagaaaaaaaaaatctgcccgcggaggcagcttgtggcgagctgacggtGAGTGGCGTGTACAGGTTTTGCTCCTGTGTGTGTACTTGATGGGCTCATCGTAGGCCTGAAAACATGAGACAAAACTCAAGCTCatagatatataataaatataaaattataagcgTAGAAACacatttcacaaaaaaatattattaataatatataagttcaatcaaaaataaaatggcgCTGTTTTCTgctttagcttttgtgcataaattgttagaATTTTTTAAGGTACGTTTTAgatctatgttcgtgatttttccctatcgagcgaaagtcaggAAATCAGGTCGATCGAGGAgtatcgatgaagttactagtgaaaagcctcaagattgcttattatttttttggcaaCCCTATAATGATGTCTATGCCTCGTACAGCGAGAAACCGAGGCGTAATACTAGTAGATGTAGTTAGTAAGCGACAGTGCAATAGGCATGTGGTCTAACGTCAAGTGTGCAGCCTCACCTGGATAAGCAGCATGCGGCGCACGCGGTCGGAGAGATTACGATAGCTGCTATGCAGCGTCAAGTATAAGAAGAAGATGACATCCCCTCCTCTTGGCGACGATTGGCCATTCTTTCTGCAGAAACCATATTGGTTAGAGCAGTTACACGCTCACACACAAGTGTGCTAGAGATCGATAGTTTTAAATGGCTAAAACACCCTCATTTTAAAGATGggtccaaagagtaaagtatagGTTGGGGCTATCCGAGTTATAATGACTCGAGTTCCAGTAACGTCATCGTCATTATGCAAACATCAAAAACTCAGTTAAatctgtaataattattataagtaatcTGATTAATGTGCAAATTGAATGGACTCTCGAGTGGGGTTTACAACGCGGCGTCTATGTGAGTGCGATCTCAGTGTACGCTCAAATTGCTTAGAAGCTcaacgccacgctgcacgcccagCCGAACTTGCTGTTCTGCTGGACATTGCTAGAGCCGTACCCGAGAGGCGCGTACTCTGAGCGGGAATGCTTTACGCCGACATAAACCGCCATACATTTACCATTGATAGATCAACACATAACGCACGCTAAGGAGCGTATGTTTCGTGGCTGAGGCCTAGTACTTACTGGGTCCATATAATGGAAGGCCTGTCCTTTCTCAATTGTGCCGACGTCCTTCATCGGGCCGAACTTGTGTGAGCGGGGGTGGATGCACAGCCCGCCGTTCTCAGGGTCGGCGTCGTCCAAGTTGATGAACGCTGCGGTCATGGAGTCGTTCTTGTAAGGGAAGTAGTGGTAGTCCTGTAAATCACAGTTCGTAAATTGCTGAACCTATACTGAAATAGAAAACTTCCTCGTAAATTGAATCTCTTCCTCGTAAAAGTGGGTAGGTGTATAAAAAACGACAAGTCACCTGATTttagtatattaaatttattatttatattcaaaagttttaaacaaaatttggcCTTAAATTACTAGCATTGAGTCTAAATATTGACATACTGTGTGGGAAAGTATTTCCTATGTGGTATTAGTGTGTAAAATCATCACCAACCTGCCTGTTGACCTTTGCACTCCAGTCTGCACTTGTCACCTGtcactttttatataattactgGCACTAAAACAAAACATGGAGGCCATGAACACCATCCTGGACACACAAAAGCAGTTTGAGGCATCTATCAACAAGCGGTTCAATGAGCTGGACGCGGCACTGAAGTTGGCATCTCCCCATACTCATCCCACCATCGCTAGTCTTAGCAAGGAGGTCAGCACATTCAAAGAGCAAGTGTCGGGCATGATGAATCTCCTCAAGCAGCAGATCTGCTCAGTCATGAGTATGGTGGACACCATTGAAATGCGCCATCGGAGGAAGTTTCTGCTGTTTTCTGGTATTCCTGAGGCGAGCAGCGAGGACATCACTGGTACTGTAGTCGCTATCTGCCAAAACCGCCTTCAACTTGCTGATGTGAACAAGGACTCTATTTTAGTCTGCCATAGGCTCGGTGCATTAAAGGACGGGCGACCTCGACCAGTTCTGGTTCGTTTTTGTGATACACGGTTAAGAAGCTTAATATGGTCAAAGAAAACAGGCTTAAAGGGCACCCCAACAGTCGTTTCTGAGTTTCTTACTCGTGAGCGACAATCAATGTTCCATGCAGCTCGGGAGTATTTTGGTATGCGCAGAGTATGGACAATGGACGGCAATATTTTTGTCAAGTTGCCTTCGGGGAAGAAACAGCGGCTATCCTCGGATGAACATCTTCAATCGCTGATGTCGCAGCATGCAGTCCTAAGCTCCGGGTCTGTCACCTCCGAAACCTCAGCCTCTGTGCCACCCGCAGTCCCATCACCTGCGCCGTCTGAAGTCACGGCGCCTGCGCCGGCCGGCGGTGTAATCCTCGCATCTGACGCGGTTATCACCATGGCCTCAAACTCCGCATCACAAGTCTCTGCGGTGGCCGGTAAAAGCACAGCGACTGCTGCGACCAGGAGGCCTGCAACGAGACGTTAGTGGGCCTTGCATGTGGCCATTGACAggttttttcatgttttatataatgtcaaaaactaCGCAGTTTAGCAAAACTTATGGTCACTGAACAATTTATAAGTCTACCgtctttgtatttttatattgagtTTATTTTTCACTAGTAAATTCGATTCAGTCAAGTCAAACGTCAATATAGCCGTCATGATGATAGATGTCAAATTATGCGTTTTGTTTTTGCAAGACAATTTTACGGTAGTTTGCAAATACATATGTCAACATCTTTTCTTGTattaacttatatttatttttgttttttcttttcct
This region of Cydia pomonella isolate Wapato2018A chromosome 17, ilCydPomo1, whole genome shotgun sequence genomic DNA includes:
- the LOC133527247 gene encoding uncharacterized protein LOC133527247, encoding MAQEYGRLFREKNNPKMETSWQWKLMSKAADNEEYSDYHYFPYKNDSMTAAFINLDDADPENGGLCIHPRSHKFGPMKDVGTIEKGQAFHYMDPKEWPIVAKRRGCHLLLILDAA
- the LOC133527246 gene encoding D-amino-acid oxidase, whose protein sequence is MVKVGVIGAGINGIACALRIKEIYPNFEVVVLSEEFSPDTTGDGSGGLWYPYCCGNTPGHLLNKWGGETYKFLHSCWLKGGHNVSIGPVYSLSKDHNKETLAWSSAVFGFRDLEPRQLEYLNRLYSADYVSGHTFTTFIVHTTSMLSYLYSRFVRAGGELKRAKVTSLRDPVLEDYDVVVNCTGLGARDLVPDSGVFPVRGQVVRVDAPWQNDTVLDKSSGHYIIPNAETVVLGGTQQDHDFNTGTNPKDTEFILNGCCSRIPTMKAAKIVKHWTGLRPGRDQVRLELEIVDGRLVIHNYGHGGSGVTLFWGCASNVLDLLQAYLNQIERPVTSKL